The DNA sequence CGTGGACTTTGGCGGATCGCACCCCGGCTAACGCCACAAAATACGCGCCGGTGATGCTGGTCAGCACGACGTACCAAAGGAGTGATTTCAGATCCATGTCATCCTCTCCGGTGGTGGTGGCGCATGAGCGGCCACGTCTCTGTATCGGTCGGTTGGTGTGGATTCTTTACTGGCCTATCTTGGGGAAAGCCGAATTTATACGGTGCGGGAGGGAGAATCGCCTTGGAGGGCGCGAGGTAGGCAGAGTGTGCCTACCCCGCGCAAGGGCTGGAATCTAGAACTCTTCGAAGTCATCGTCCTTCCGGCGACGATCATGGCCGTTGCCCGCTCCGACGCCGGCTGGAACCTTCTCATCCCCATGCTTGGCGGCCGGGGACGGTTTCTTCAGACCCGGCTTGGGCCCGTGACCGTTTGCCGCTGCCATCGGCTTGGCGGCCGGGCGGGCGGCCGCGTGATGCTCGCGTTTCTGGCTGCCGTGTCCCTCACTATGGGGGACTTTGAAGACTTCCACCTGGGTCATCAGTTCCTTGGCCTGCTCCGTCATGGATTGGCTGGCCGAGGTCGTCTCTTCCACCAGCGCCGCGTTCTGCTGCGTGGTTTCGTCCATCTGCATGATCGCCTTGTTCACCTGATCGATTCCGCTCGCCTGCTCCTGTGACGCAGCCGTGATCTCGGCGATGATGTCTGTGACGCGTTTGACGGAGCTGACAATCTCTTCCAGCGTTTTGCCGGATTGATTGACCAACTCGCTGCCGTCGGAGACGCGCTGGATAGACTCGTTGATGAGTCCCTTGATTTCTTTGGCTGCTGTGGCGGAGCGTTGGGCCAGGTTGCGGACTTCGGCAGCCACCACTGCGAAGCCTCGCCCGTGCTCCCCTGCCCGGGCCGCCTCGACGGCGGCATTTAAGGCCAGGAGGTTCGTCTGGAAGGCGATCTCGTCGATCACGGTAATGATGTCGGCGATCTTCTTGCTACTCTTGTTGATCTCGCCCATGGCGTCGACTGCGCGTGTGGTGATGGCCCCGCCTTTGTCGGCAATATCGCGGGCGGCGATGGCCAGTTGGTTGGCCTGCTTGGCGTTGTCGGCATTCTGCTTGACCGTCGAGGTCAATTCTTCCATTGAAGCCGAGGTCTCCTCCAGTGCGCTGGCCTGCTCGCTGGTGCGCTGCGCCAGATCTTCGTTCCCCTTGGTGATCTGTTCCGAG is a window from the Nitrospira sp. genome containing:
- a CDS encoding methyl-accepting chemotaxis protein; its protein translation is MFSWFNNMKVGSKLMLGFAAMGALMAFVGYMGITNMGTITQSTDNIYTVQLKPLMTLTKVRGLVYQMRSQTITALLTANAADREDSLAKVKELNKLVDENRENFAKSIKAELVQKAYDDFAKVYDDYRAYRDNTVFRLLLAGDHAGALAAMKGDGAVKFKASIDAINNLVDIKVKIAQGKYDEAQAIYANSKMLLTGIIIGGIVLGMFLGWIIARMIANPLRQVGEVALSAAEGNLTRRVACDTKDEIGTMAQAFNDMMERLTAVVTTVRHATDSVGAASEQITKGNEDLAQRTSEQASALEETSASMEELTSTVKQNADNAKQANQLAIAARDIADKGGAITTRAVDAMGEINKSSKKIADIITVIDEIAFQTNLLALNAAVEAARAGEHGRGFAVVAAEVRNLAQRSATAAKEIKGLINESIQRVSDGSELVNQSGKTLEEIVSSVKRVTDIIAEITAASQEQASGIDQVNKAIMQMDETTQQNAALVEETTSASQSMTEQAKELMTQVEVFKVPHSEGHGSQKREHHAAARPAAKPMAAANGHGPKPGLKKPSPAAKHGDEKVPAGVGAGNGHDRRRKDDDFEEF